From Streptomyces sp. Edi4, one genomic window encodes:
- a CDS encoding fatty acid desaturase, whose product MTTSPDLLKSADEKPLPSATLGGENKRSIEQIALLLFITVPFVALLAAVPLAWGWGVSWLDLGLLVFMYYLGCHGITIGFHRYFTHGAFKAKRPLRIALAIAGSMAVEGPLVRWVADHRRHHKFSDAEGDPHSPWRFGETLPALMKGLWWAHIAWMFDEEQTSQEKYAPDLLADPAIRRVSRDFVYWTVLSLAIPPLVGGLVTMSWWGAFTAFFWGSLVRVALLHHVTWSINSICHAVGKRPFKSRDRSGNVWWLAVLSCGESWHNLHHADPTSARHGVMRGQIDSSARIIRWCEQLGLAHDVRWPSAARIDSKRNEGGRSRRKEKAAEAA is encoded by the coding sequence ATGACCACCAGTCCCGATCTGCTCAAGTCCGCGGACGAGAAACCCCTTCCTTCCGCCACGCTGGGCGGCGAGAACAAACGTTCCATCGAGCAGATCGCCCTGCTGCTCTTCATCACGGTGCCCTTCGTGGCCCTCCTGGCGGCGGTGCCGCTCGCCTGGGGCTGGGGGGTGAGCTGGCTCGATCTCGGGCTGCTCGTCTTCATGTACTACCTGGGCTGTCACGGCATCACGATCGGCTTCCACCGCTATTTCACGCACGGCGCCTTCAAGGCGAAGCGGCCGCTGCGGATCGCGCTGGCGATCGCGGGTTCCATGGCGGTGGAGGGGCCGCTGGTGCGCTGGGTGGCCGACCACCGCAGGCACCACAAATTCTCCGACGCCGAGGGCGACCCGCATTCGCCGTGGCGTTTCGGCGAGACGCTGCCCGCGCTGATGAAGGGCCTGTGGTGGGCGCACATCGCGTGGATGTTCGACGAGGAGCAGACGTCCCAGGAGAAGTACGCGCCGGATCTCCTCGCCGACCCGGCGATCCGCCGCGTCTCGCGCGACTTCGTGTACTGGACGGTGCTCTCGCTGGCGATCCCCCCGCTGGTGGGGGGTCTGGTGACGATGTCGTGGTGGGGCGCGTTCACGGCGTTCTTCTGGGGCTCCCTGGTCCGGGTGGCGCTGCTGCACCATGTGACGTGGTCGATCAACTCGATCTGCCACGCGGTCGGCAAGCGTCCCTTCAAGTCGCGTGACCGCAGCGGCAATGTGTGGTGGCTTGCGGTCCTGTCCTGTGGGGAGTCCTGGCACAACCTGCACCACGCGGACCCGACGTCGGCCCGGCACGGTGTGATGCGGGGGCAGATCGACTCCAGTGCCCGGATCATCCGCTGGTGCGAGCAGCTGGGTCTGGCGCACGACGTGCGCTGGCCGAGCGCGGCCCGGATCGACTCCAAGCGGAATGAGGGCGGCCGGTCCCGGCGCAAGGAGAAGGCCGCCGAGGCGGCATGA
- a CDS encoding TetR/AcrR family transcriptional regulator — protein MMDDVATDSSTTRTTSTTGSSRSAGASGPADKPRRTRRTRMTGAERREQLLDIGRTLFAEKGFEGTSVEEIAAKAGVSKPVVYEHFGGKEGLYAVVVDREMRSLLDGVTGALTAGHPRELLEQAAFALLDYIETYTDGFRILVRDSPVAQSTGTFASLISDIATQVEDILGLEFKARGFDPKLAPLYAQALVGMVALTGQWWLDARKPEKAEVAAHLVNLAWHGLDGMEQKPRLIGHRKS, from the coding sequence ATGATGGACGACGTGGCGACCGACTCCAGCACCACCCGCACCACCAGCACCACTGGTTCCTCCCGCTCCGCCGGGGCCTCCGGTCCCGCCGACAAGCCCCGGCGCACCCGCAGGACCCGGATGACCGGGGCCGAGCGCCGGGAGCAGCTGCTGGACATCGGTCGCACGCTCTTCGCCGAGAAGGGCTTCGAGGGCACCTCCGTCGAGGAGATCGCGGCGAAGGCCGGCGTCTCCAAGCCGGTGGTGTACGAGCACTTCGGCGGCAAGGAGGGGCTGTACGCGGTCGTGGTGGACCGGGAGATGCGCTCGCTGCTCGACGGGGTGACCGGAGCGCTGACCGCGGGCCACCCCCGGGAGCTCCTCGAGCAGGCCGCGTTCGCGCTGCTCGACTACATCGAGACGTACACGGACGGATTCCGCATTCTTGTGCGCGACTCCCCCGTCGCCCAGTCGACCGGCACCTTCGCCTCGCTGATTTCCGACATCGCCACCCAGGTCGAGGACATTCTGGGTCTTGAGTTCAAGGCGCGGGGATTCGATCCGAAACTCGCGCCGCTCTACGCGCAGGCGCTGGTCGGCATGGTGGCGCTGACCGGGCAGTGGTGGCTCGACGCCCGCAAGCCCGAAAAGGCGGAAGTCGCGGCGCATCTGGTGAATCTGGCCTGG